The proteins below come from a single Nostoc sp. KVJ3 genomic window:
- a CDS encoding RNA polymerase sigma factor SigF, with protein sequence MTTTATNELKHEIWQLLREYQQSRSENIRNQLVKLNFGLVRKEAHYWTNQCHETYDDLIQVGCLGLIRAIEKFELSKGHAFSSYALPYIRGEIQHYLRDKGVTVRIPRKWLALQQQAIGVSRSWREKHNRQPTDSELATALEISATEWQEIKLAWINRAPLSLDVPIQDGEEGSTCLGELVPDPHYRSFQLAQEDQLRLQQALLQLEERTRDVLECVFLQDLTQKQVAEHLGISVVTVSRRVKKGLDLMKQLMGVAED encoded by the coding sequence ATGACTACCACGGCCACCAATGAACTAAAGCATGAAATTTGGCAGTTGTTGCGAGAATATCAGCAATCTCGGTCAGAAAATATTCGCAATCAACTGGTAAAACTCAATTTTGGACTTGTGAGAAAAGAAGCTCACTACTGGACGAATCAATGTCATGAAACCTACGATGATTTGATCCAGGTTGGATGTTTGGGTTTAATCAGAGCAATTGAAAAATTTGAACTTTCTAAGGGACATGCCTTTAGTTCCTATGCTCTTCCCTATATCCGGGGTGAAATTCAACACTATCTCCGAGATAAAGGTGTCACCGTGCGAATTCCTCGGAAGTGGTTAGCACTGCAACAGCAAGCAATCGGAGTGTCACGTTCTTGGCGTGAAAAGCATAATCGTCAACCAACAGACTCCGAATTAGCAACAGCACTAGAAATTTCTGCAACCGAGTGGCAAGAAATTAAATTAGCGTGGATAAATCGCGCTCCCTTGAGTCTGGATGTGCCAATCCAAGATGGAGAAGAAGGCTCTACCTGTTTGGGTGAATTGGTTCCAGACCCTCACTATCGTAGCTTTCAATTGGCACAAGAAGACCAACTTCGCTTGCAACAAGCATTGCTTCAGCTCGAAGAACGCACCCGCGATGTGCTGGAATGCGTGTTTTTACAAGATTTAACACAAAAACAAGTTGCAGAACATCTTGGAATCAGTGTCGTAACAGTTTCTCGGAGAGTCAAGAAAGGTCTAGATTTGATGAAACAGCTTATGGGTGTAGCAGAGGATTAA
- a CDS encoding tetratricopeptide repeat protein yields the protein MYKPTSFVFSVVLLGCFTFTIPSVAQAQVLVAQGKNPELKQLLEEGRRLVDASDYGGAIAVYQRAASLDPKNAKIHSGIGYLYAQQGNYQAALTAYRRAIAINPNNSDFYYAVGYIKANLGDTAGAKEGYRRAIQLNRNNVNAYLGLAVTQSRLGDYSAATWAYQQAIDLDKNNAQTYELMGSMYKQRRQTKQANSLLQKARDLYKRRNDSQGVDRVEAMLRQLGG from the coding sequence GTGTACAAGCCGACATCATTCGTGTTTAGTGTGGTGTTACTAGGATGTTTTACCTTCACCATACCTTCAGTAGCCCAGGCTCAGGTATTAGTAGCACAAGGCAAAAATCCAGAGTTAAAACAACTACTGGAGGAAGGACGAAGGTTAGTGGATGCCTCTGATTATGGTGGTGCGATCGCAGTTTATCAGCGAGCAGCAAGCCTAGATCCCAAAAATGCTAAAATCCATTCAGGTATCGGCTACTTATATGCTCAACAGGGAAATTACCAGGCAGCATTAACAGCTTATCGTCGAGCGATCGCCATCAACCCGAACAACAGTGATTTTTACTACGCCGTGGGTTACATCAAAGCGAACTTGGGAGACACCGCAGGAGCAAAAGAAGGCTACCGTCGGGCCATACAGCTAAACCGTAACAACGTTAACGCCTATTTAGGATTGGCTGTAACACAATCTCGTCTAGGAGACTACAGTGCAGCTACCTGGGCATATCAACAAGCAATCGACCTGGATAAGAACAACGCCCAGACTTATGAATTGATGGGTTCGATGTATAAACAGCGACGACAAACCAAACAAGCCAACAGCTTACTTCAGAAAGCCCGCGACTTATACAAGCGGCGCAATGACTCACAAGGAGTAGATAGAGTAGAAGCGATGCTGCGGCAGTTAGGAGGATGA
- a CDS encoding YbjQ family protein: MIITTTDVIQGAVIDSYLGIVTAEVVYGSNFLRDFLAGIRDIIGGRTGSYERLFEQGQRKALEELEQRAQRLGANAVIGIEIDTGTINLDQSGVLLLITATGTAVRMR, from the coding sequence ATGATTATAACTACTACTGATGTAATTCAAGGAGCCGTGATTGACTCATATTTAGGTATCGTGACAGCAGAAGTAGTTTACGGCAGCAATTTCTTACGGGATTTTTTAGCTGGTATTCGCGATATTATCGGTGGACGCACTGGTAGCTATGAGCGTCTATTTGAGCAGGGTCAACGCAAGGCACTAGAAGAATTAGAACAACGGGCACAACGTTTAGGAGCAAATGCTGTAATTGGGATTGAAATTGATACTGGCACAATCAATCTTGACCAGTCAGGAGTTCTTTTGCTGATTACTGCCACTGGCACTGCTGTAAGGATGCGTTAA
- the sufR gene encoding iron-sulfur cluster biosynthesis transcriptional regulator SufR: protein MATTHQSSTKQDILEYLHKHEKATALELAEVLEVTPQAIRRHLKDLETEELVLYSTSVQAAGMGRPQHLYELSRQGRDRLHRTMSDRFGDGHGNFAVSLLDTLAETVGHDQFTSILQKQWERKALEYRDRVGNGSLRERVANLVELRKAEGFMAEYHPVEVSDSFECDRFILMEHNCAISNVAESFPSICGHELEMFAAVLPDCTVERTHWIIDGEHRCGYLVQIRH from the coding sequence ATGGCGACTACTCACCAGTCCTCAACCAAGCAAGATATCCTTGAGTATCTGCACAAACATGAAAAAGCAACGGCTTTAGAGCTAGCTGAAGTTTTAGAAGTTACCCCCCAAGCCATTCGTCGCCATCTGAAAGATTTGGAGACGGAGGAGCTAGTTTTGTATTCGACATCAGTACAGGCGGCGGGGATGGGGCGGCCACAGCATCTTTATGAACTGAGTCGTCAAGGACGCGATCGCTTGCATCGAACAATGAGCGATCGCTTTGGTGATGGCCACGGAAATTTTGCGGTTTCGCTGCTAGACACCTTAGCTGAAACGGTAGGACACGACCAATTTACATCAATTTTACAGAAACAGTGGGAGCGCAAAGCATTAGAATATCGCGATCGCGTTGGTAACGGTTCACTGCGAGAACGGGTAGCGAACTTAGTAGAATTGAGAAAAGCGGAAGGCTTCATGGCTGAATATCACCCAGTTGAGGTGAGTGACTCTTTTGAGTGCGATCGCTTTATCTTAATGGAGCATAATTGCGCCATTTCCAACGTTGCCGAGTCTTTTCCCAGCATTTGTGGTCACGAATTAGAAATGTTTGCAGCCGTACTACCAGATTGTACCGTAGAACGCACCCACTGGATTATTGATGGCGAACATCGTTGTGGCTATTTGGTACAAATTCGTCATTAA
- the sufB gene encoding Fe-S cluster assembly protein SufB: MSATVKTLVNQPYKYGFVTDIEADTIERGLDEDVIRLISSKKNEPQFMLDFRLRAYRQWQKMTEPTWPNVKYPPINYQDIIYYSAPKQKKKKLNSLDEVDPTLLETFEKLGISLSEQKRLANVAVDAIFDSVSVATTFKEKLAEDGVIFCSFSEALQEHPELIKKYLGSVVPIADNYFAALNAAVFSDGSFVYIPKGVKCPMELSTYFRINSGDTGQFERTLIVAEEGSYVSYLEGCTAPMYDSNQLHAAVVELVALDNAEIKYSTVQNWYAGDANGKGGIYNFVTKRGLCQGVNSKISWTQVETGSAITWKYPSCVLVGDNSVGEFYSVALTNHQQQADTGSKMIHVGKNTRSTIISKGISAGKSSNSYRGLVKVNPTAKGARNYSQCDSMLIGDNAHANTFPYIQVQNNTAKVEHEASTSKIGEDQLFYFAQRGISSEDAISMMISGFCKDVFNQLPMEFAVEADKLLSLKLEGSVG; this comes from the coding sequence ATGAGTGCCACTGTCAAAACCTTAGTCAACCAACCCTACAAGTACGGCTTTGTTACCGATATTGAAGCTGACACAATTGAGCGTGGACTAGACGAGGACGTTATCCGCTTGATCTCCTCTAAGAAGAACGAGCCGCAGTTCATGCTGGACTTTCGCCTCAGAGCTTATCGCCAGTGGCAAAAAATGACGGAACCAACTTGGCCGAATGTCAAGTATCCGCCAATCAATTATCAGGATATCATTTATTATTCAGCGCCAAAACAAAAGAAAAAAAAGCTGAACAGCTTGGATGAAGTTGATCCAACCCTGTTAGAAACCTTTGAAAAGTTAGGCATTTCCCTATCTGAACAGAAGCGACTCGCAAATGTCGCCGTCGATGCGATTTTCGATAGCGTCTCTGTTGCTACTACATTTAAAGAAAAGTTAGCGGAAGATGGTGTTATTTTCTGCTCCTTTTCGGAAGCGTTACAAGAACACCCAGAATTAATTAAAAAATATCTGGGTAGTGTCGTTCCCATCGCTGACAATTATTTTGCCGCCTTGAACGCCGCGGTATTTAGCGATGGTTCTTTTGTCTATATTCCTAAAGGCGTAAAATGCCCAATGGAACTGTCTACCTACTTCCGCATCAACTCTGGTGATACGGGACAATTTGAGCGGACTTTGATTGTCGCCGAAGAAGGTAGTTATGTTTCTTACCTTGAAGGTTGCACCGCACCAATGTATGACAGCAACCAGTTGCACGCCGCCGTTGTGGAACTTGTCGCCCTCGACAATGCCGAAATTAAATACTCTACTGTGCAAAACTGGTACGCTGGCGATGCAAACGGTAAAGGCGGTATTTACAACTTTGTCACCAAGCGCGGTTTGTGTCAGGGTGTAAATTCCAAGATTTCCTGGACTCAAGTAGAAACAGGTTCGGCAATTACTTGGAAATATCCTAGCTGTGTGTTGGTGGGTGATAACTCTGTGGGTGAGTTTTACTCGGTGGCGCTGACAAATCATCAGCAGCAAGCTGATACTGGCAGTAAGATGATTCACGTAGGTAAGAATACCCGCAGTACAATTATTTCTAAGGGAATCTCCGCAGGTAAATCTAGCAATAGCTACCGGGGTTTGGTGAAAGTTAACCCGACGGCTAAAGGGGCGAGAAATTATTCTCAGTGCGACTCGATGCTAATTGGGGATAATGCCCATGCGAATACTTTCCCTTATATTCAGGTGCAGAATAATACTGCGAAGGTGGAGCATGAAGCTTCTACTTCTAAGATTGGGGAAGATCAGTTATTTTACTTTGCTCAACGGGGTATTTCTTCGGAAGATGCTATTTCGATGATGATTAGCGGCTTCTGTAAGGATGTTTTTAATCAGCTACCGATGGAGTTTGCTGTGGAAGCTGATAAGTTGTTGAGTTTGAAGTTGGAAGGTAGTGTTGGATAA
- the sufC gene encoding Fe-S cluster assembly ATPase SufC — protein MIIENSEVVLSVRNLTANVDGTPILKGVNLEVRSGEIHAIMGPNGSGKSTFSKVLAGHPAYEVTGGEVIFQGQNLLELEPEERARSGVFLAFQYPLEIPGVSNLDFLRVAYNSRRKAQGLEEIDAFDFDDLIEEKLDVVKMNPSFLSRSLNEGFSGGEKKRNEILQMALLEPKLGILDETDSGLDIDALRIVANGVNQLASPENSTILITHYQRLLDYIVPDFVHVMAQGQIITSGGKELALELESRGYDWVLEEFAAGVGV, from the coding sequence ATGATTATTGAAAATAGTGAAGTTGTGCTGTCGGTACGGAATCTGACGGCTAATGTTGATGGGACACCGATTTTGAAAGGTGTGAATCTGGAGGTGCGATCGGGTGAAATTCATGCGATTATGGGGCCGAATGGTTCTGGTAAGAGTACTTTTTCTAAGGTGTTGGCTGGGCATCCGGCTTATGAGGTGACTGGCGGTGAGGTGATTTTTCAGGGGCAAAATCTGCTGGAGTTGGAACCGGAGGAACGAGCCAGAAGTGGTGTGTTTTTGGCGTTTCAGTATCCGTTAGAAATTCCGGGTGTGAGCAATTTGGATTTCTTGCGGGTGGCGTACAATTCTCGTCGTAAGGCGCAAGGTTTAGAGGAAATTGACGCTTTTGATTTTGACGATTTGATTGAGGAAAAGCTGGATGTGGTGAAGATGAATCCCAGTTTTCTCAGTCGGAGTTTGAATGAAGGGTTTTCTGGTGGTGAGAAGAAGCGGAATGAAATTCTGCAAATGGCTCTGCTGGAACCAAAGTTGGGAATTTTGGATGAGACTGATTCGGGTTTGGATATTGACGCGCTCAGAATTGTAGCGAATGGGGTAAATCAACTGGCAAGTCCAGAAAATTCTACGATTTTGATTACTCATTATCAACGATTACTTGATTATATTGTGCCTGATTTTGTACATGTGATGGCACAGGGGCAGATTATTACTAGCGGTGGTAAAGAACTGGCGTTGGAGTTAGAGTCTCGCGGTTATGACTGGGTACTAGAAGAATTTGCTGCTGGGGTGGGTGTGTAA
- the sufD gene encoding Fe-S cluster assembly protein SufD, with protein sequence MSIQVSPSPIPNSNAVSLTSTLLDRDDYLTGLLNLVTETKTAGWLQELRQGAANWVRHSIIPTTREEEWRFTDLSSLRKVQFNNVETRKFASLQFDILPEAANSRLVFVNGVFAPELSAVSDLPSGVVVSNLAGLSTVEQEGVRQYLAQAEGAQEVFTALNTAGITDAAVVWVKKNVVVETLIHLVFISGETLTISQPRCLVVAESGSQVRLVEEYTNRQGAESAEEEGVYFTNAVTEVWVGDNAQVSHTRVEREGAEAFHIGKTAIAQARDSRYTCHAISLGAKFSRHNLEVLQTGEQTETTLNGLTVISGKQLSDTHSAIALNYPHGTSDQLHKCIVGDRAHAVFNGKVFVPKPAQLTNAAQLNRNLLLSSKARVDTKPQLEITADNVKCAHGATVSQLEDDEIFYLQSRGIDANDARKLLINAFAAEVINKIPVPSLREILLNTVNNLKSILLDS encoded by the coding sequence ATGAGTATTCAAGTATCTCCTAGTCCAATTCCTAATTCAAATGCAGTCAGTTTGACATCGACTCTGTTAGATAGAGATGATTATCTGACTGGGTTGTTAAATCTAGTAACAGAAACGAAAACAGCAGGTTGGTTGCAGGAATTACGCCAAGGTGCTGCTAATTGGGTACGTCATTCGATTATCCCAACTACCCGCGAGGAAGAATGGCGGTTTACTGATTTGTCGTCTCTGCGAAAGGTGCAATTTAATAATGTAGAGACGCGAAAATTCGCGTCTTTGCAATTTGATATTTTGCCAGAGGCGGCTAATAGTCGTTTGGTTTTTGTTAATGGCGTTTTTGCGCCGGAGTTATCCGCAGTTTCAGATTTACCATCTGGAGTTGTGGTGAGTAATTTGGCTGGTTTGTCTACGGTTGAGCAGGAGGGTGTACGGCAGTATTTAGCTCAAGCTGAGGGAGCGCAGGAAGTTTTTACTGCTCTCAATACGGCTGGGATAACTGATGCTGCTGTGGTGTGGGTGAAGAAGAATGTGGTGGTAGAAACGCTAATTCATTTGGTGTTTATTTCTGGTGAGACGCTGACGATTTCGCAGCCGCGTTGTTTGGTGGTGGCGGAAAGTGGTTCGCAGGTGAGGTTGGTTGAGGAGTATACGAACCGCCAAGGCGCAGAGAGCGCGGAGGAAGAGGGAGTATATTTTACTAATGCGGTTACGGAAGTTTGGGTTGGTGACAATGCCCAGGTGAGTCATACTAGGGTTGAGCGGGAAGGTGCAGAGGCTTTTCATATTGGGAAAACTGCGATCGCACAGGCTCGTGATAGTCGATATACTTGTCATGCCATAAGTTTAGGGGCGAAGTTTTCACGGCACAATTTGGAAGTTTTGCAAACTGGTGAGCAGACGGAAACTACTCTCAATGGGTTGACGGTAATTTCTGGTAAGCAGTTGTCTGATACTCACAGTGCGATCGCACTTAACTATCCTCATGGTACAAGCGATCAATTGCATAAATGTATTGTAGGCGATCGCGCTCATGCGGTGTTCAATGGTAAAGTTTTTGTACCCAAACCAGCACAGTTGACTAATGCAGCCCAGTTGAATCGCAATTTGCTGCTGTCATCGAAAGCCAGAGTTGATACCAAACCCCAATTAGAAATTACAGCAGATAATGTCAAATGCGCTCACGGTGCTACCGTTAGCCAATTGGAAGATGACGAAATATTCTATCTGCAAAGTCGGGGTATTGATGCAAACGATGCTCGCAAGTTGTTAATTAACGCCTTCGCTGCTGAAGTCATCAACAAAATACCTGTTCCTTCTCTGCGAGAAATCCTTTTAAACACAGTCAATAATCTTAAGTCCATATTGCTTGACTCTTGA
- a CDS encoding cysteine desulfurase: MTFTSTKTLADKVRADFPILHQEVNDKPLVYLDNAATSQKPLFVLNTLRDYYEQYNANVHRGAHTLSAKATDAYEGARDKIAKFINAASRQEIVYTRNATEAINLVAYSWGMNNLQPGDEIILSVMEHHSNIVPWQFVAQKTGAVLKFVELTPEETFDLEQFKKLISEKTKLVSVVHISNALGCINPVEEIAAIAHKYGAKFLVDACQSVPHVHVDVQQIDCDWLVASGHKMCAPTGIGFLYGKLELLESMPPFFGGGEMIAEVYLDHSTYAELPHKFEAGTPAIGEAIALGAAIDYLSSIGMDKIHAYEAELTAYLFQQLEQIPQIRIYGPKPNTKGEGRAALASFTAGEVHANDLSTLLDQEGVAIRSGHHCTQPLHRYLGLAATARASLSFYNTREEIDVFIKALKETLDFFAGFLA, translated from the coding sequence ATGACTTTCACCTCTACCAAAACCCTTGCTGATAAAGTTCGCGCTGACTTCCCAATTTTGCATCAGGAAGTCAATGATAAACCCTTAGTTTATCTTGATAATGCAGCGACATCGCAAAAGCCTTTGTTCGTATTAAATACCCTGCGGGATTATTACGAGCAATATAATGCTAACGTGCATCGCGGTGCCCATACCCTAAGTGCTAAAGCTACTGATGCTTATGAAGGTGCTAGAGATAAAATTGCTAAATTTATTAATGCTGCATCGCGTCAGGAAATCGTCTACACCCGCAACGCAACTGAGGCTATTAACTTAGTAGCCTACAGTTGGGGAATGAATAATTTGCAGCCGGGAGATGAAATTATTCTCTCGGTGATGGAACACCACAGTAATATTGTACCTTGGCAATTTGTAGCCCAAAAGACGGGTGCAGTCCTGAAATTTGTAGAATTAACACCAGAAGAAACTTTTGATTTGGAGCAGTTTAAAAAGCTGATTTCCGAGAAAACTAAGTTGGTGTCAGTGGTGCATATTTCTAATGCCTTGGGTTGCATTAACCCAGTGGAAGAAATTGCTGCGATCGCACACAAATATGGTGCTAAATTCTTAGTTGATGCTTGCCAAAGTGTCCCTCATGTGCATGTCGATGTGCAGCAGATAGATTGTGATTGGTTGGTAGCTTCCGGCCATAAAATGTGCGCGCCAACTGGGATAGGCTTTCTGTATGGCAAGTTGGAGTTGCTAGAATCAATGCCACCATTTTTTGGTGGTGGTGAGATGATTGCAGAGGTATATTTAGACCATTCTACTTATGCAGAGTTACCGCATAAATTTGAAGCTGGTACACCTGCAATTGGCGAAGCGATCGCACTTGGCGCTGCAATAGATTATCTTAGCAGTATAGGCATGGATAAAATCCACGCCTACGAAGCAGAATTAACAGCTTATTTGTTCCAACAATTAGAGCAAATTCCCCAAATTAGAATTTACGGCCCCAAACCAAATACTAAAGGGGAAGGTAGAGCCGCTCTTGCATCATTCACCGCCGGGGAAGTCCACGCTAACGACTTATCTACATTATTAGATCAAGAAGGCGTTGCTATCCGTTCTGGACACCATTGTACTCAACCATTACACCGTTATTTAGGTCTTGCTGCAACCGCACGAGCAAGTCTATCTTTCTACAACACCCGCGAAGAAATTGACGTTTTCATCAAAGCACTGAAAGAAACTCTGGACTTTTTTGCAGGTTTCCTTGCTTAA
- a CDS encoding HEAT repeat domain-containing protein, giving the protein MNNQDATATPMEQIKARLYSTDQDTSGLALGELIRLGKKATPVLLEALTNANPRTRRLAAEGLSEIADPASADALFQATHDTNPEVRARAATALHQLGDKRSLPALVATLDDYPDILHNPYTASMYPLMRGGKEVLPLVIPLLQAPNDLTRERAFLIVKAVVSKLPQGQDWNQLWQSLGSYDPAAPEAKRNKAAQQWQEWLTR; this is encoded by the coding sequence ATGAATAATCAAGACGCTACCGCCACACCTATGGAGCAAATTAAAGCAAGGCTCTACTCCACAGATCAAGACACTAGCGGTTTAGCTCTGGGTGAATTGATCCGTTTAGGCAAAAAAGCTACCCCTGTTTTGTTGGAAGCCTTGACTAATGCCAACCCCCGTACCCGTCGGCTTGCAGCCGAGGGACTGAGCGAAATTGCTGACCCCGCTAGTGCTGATGCTTTGTTCCAAGCTACCCATGATACAAATCCAGAAGTGCGTGCCCGTGCTGCTACTGCCTTACATCAATTAGGGGATAAACGCTCATTGCCCGCTTTGGTAGCTACCCTTGATGATTATCCTGACATCCTGCACAATCCTTACACAGCCTCAATGTATCCTTTGATGCGAGGTGGAAAAGAAGTTTTACCTCTGGTAATTCCTCTTTTGCAAGCACCGAACGATCTCACTCGTGAACGGGCTTTTTTGATTGTTAAGGCTGTGGTGAGTAAGCTACCCCAAGGGCAAGACTGGAATCAATTGTGGCAGAGTTTGGGAAGTTACGATCCCGCAGCGCCAGAGGCAAAACGCAACAAGGCTGCTCAACAATGGCAGGAATGGTTGACCAGATAA
- a CDS encoding eCIS core domain-containing protein, giving the protein MSDVGRQAIGGLRTLRHQKSATSTFTNPALTSSTIPTLASPMRGFGLQTNKLPIQRLTETPNDLQEEQFVDEQFLEPEAIKQPLSHDISRISLHRPQAKLTVGAPDDHYEQEADKVADRIMRMAKPESIGLQNIQTLQTKPLAAAITPLLQREAMPEEEEELQTKLLNTSIQREILPEEELQTKRSLQQFTDGSFQTGANFESQLNSSEGGGSPLPDPVRSFMEPRFGTDFSQVRVHTGTQAVQMNQDLNAQAFTHQQNIFFGAGKSPGNDALTAHELTHVVQQTGTAQRKLIQRAINPTYDLTHGVFEVNATPNGASLPITIRFKPKTTAPYSNQIGLIQIVRLTNATGTNVEPQSLPAARGASLRTTADATTGVEGGYFTDVLHNDAPAHGGTGTNAPAGSALPAQYPFGNDPAQPNPATPGLSRPSSSGAGGATIGYKRSDDPTDIKAAELTDAPGGSGEFNFDFQTVAKGEDTMTTYGALHWGFQIRAGKVENDRASAQDGQSATFDAALQKHQDFYVHEPVIFYFDFDSDQLSSSETGKIDTFLDYLRRFPDVKVTPEGFADRRGGASKHNLELSLRRAQAVGAALRAKGVAEAQISAVTIGSGSTEDFTPDATTNQDTEANRRGNRRVVLSFEHVPAAAPAGGGATP; this is encoded by the coding sequence ATGAGCGATGTCGGACGACAAGCCATTGGGGGTTTACGCACGCTTAGGCACCAGAAATCAGCCACATCAACTTTTACAAATCCCGCCCTTACCTCATCAACAATTCCCACCCTGGCTTCTCCAATGCGTGGCTTTGGTTTACAAACAAATAAGCTTCCAATTCAAAGACTAACTGAAACACCAAATGACCTTCAAGAAGAGCAGTTTGTTGATGAGCAATTCTTGGAACCAGAAGCCATCAAACAGCCTCTTAGCCATGACATTAGTCGCATATCCTTGCATCGTCCCCAGGCAAAACTTACAGTTGGTGCGCCAGACGACCATTATGAGCAGGAAGCCGATAAAGTTGCCGATCGGATTATGCGAATGGCTAAACCAGAGTCGATTGGTTTACAGAATATACAAACACTGCAAACAAAGCCTCTAGCAGCTGCCATAACTCCCTTATTGCAACGGGAAGCAATGCCAGAAGAGGAAGAGGAGTTGCAAACTAAACTTCTGAATACATCTATCCAAAGAGAGATTTTACCAGAGGAAGAATTACAAACCAAGCGATCGCTACAACAATTTACTGATGGCAGCTTCCAAACTGGGGCCAACTTTGAGAGTCAGCTAAACAGCAGTGAAGGTGGAGGAAGCCCGTTACCAGATCCGGTACGTTCCTTTATGGAACCACGATTTGGTACAGATTTTAGTCAAGTGCGGGTACATACAGGTACTCAAGCGGTGCAGATGAATCAGGATTTAAATGCCCAGGCATTTACGCACCAGCAAAACATTTTCTTTGGTGCAGGTAAGTCACCAGGTAATGATGCATTAACCGCCCATGAACTGACTCATGTAGTGCAGCAGACAGGCACAGCCCAGAGAAAATTAATTCAACGAGCAATTAACCCCACATACGACCTAACACACGGTGTTTTTGAAGTAAATGCCACACCAAATGGCGCGAGTTTACCAATTACTATACGTTTCAAACCCAAAACCACCGCCCCCTACTCTAACCAAATTGGACTGATTCAGATTGTGCGTCTGACAAATGCTACAGGTACAAATGTCGAACCTCAGTCTTTACCTGCCGCTCGTGGTGCTAGCCTCCGTACCACCGCTGATGCCACCACAGGAGTTGAGGGTGGATATTTCACCGATGTACTGCATAATGATGCACCTGCCCACGGTGGTACAGGAACCAATGCCCCAGCCGGAAGTGCTTTACCTGCTCAGTATCCCTTTGGTAACGACCCAGCCCAACCCAATCCCGCCACCCCTGGACTTTCACGACCCTCTTCTAGTGGTGCAGGTGGAGCCACTATTGGTTATAAACGCTCCGATGACCCCACCGATATCAAAGCAGCAGAGCTAACCGATGCCCCCGGAGGATCTGGTGAGTTCAACTTTGACTTTCAGACGGTGGCTAAAGGAGAAGACACCATGACAACTTACGGGGCGCTTCATTGGGGCTTTCAAATCCGTGCTGGCAAAGTTGAGAACGATCGCGCATCAGCACAGGATGGTCAATCTGCCACCTTCGATGCAGCTTTGCAGAAACATCAAGATTTCTACGTACACGAACCAGTAATTTTTTACTTTGATTTCGACAGCGACCAACTAAGTTCCAGCGAAACAGGCAAAATCGATACATTCTTAGATTATCTGCGGCGATTCCCTGACGTAAAAGTAACTCCTGAAGGCTTTGCTGACAGGCGTGGTGGTGCATCTAAGCACAATCTGGAGCTATCTTTACGCAGAGCGCAAGCAGTCGGAGCAGCCTTGCGTGCTAAGGGTGTAGCTGAAGCTCAAATTAGTGCTGTTACTATTGGCTCTGGTTCAACCGAAGACTTTACCCCTGATGCCACTACGAACCAAGATACAGAAGCGAATCGTCGAGGCAATCGCCGAGTCGTTTTGAGCTTTGAGCATGTGCCAGCAGCAGCACCAGCAGGGGGAGGAGCGACACCGTGA
- a CDS encoding DUF2301 domain-containing membrane protein: MTTQTLPPLEVYQGQFGEFTITQSDRTGVIIYRAGLMVAALSFAIGSALILFNNNTTVVTLLTPLYACFSLALGVSLFTIHIYMASLHRMLQVFWAIGSITSVILAISSNEPLALTVYNQPITLFGVGFIFVALTGIYFKEAFCFNRLETKVLTPIVPLLLLGHLVGILPTQGESILLGIWAMLFLVFAFRKTVQAIPADIGDKSVFTYLEEQRLAKV, translated from the coding sequence ATGACTACGCAAACACTGCCTCCACTAGAAGTTTATCAAGGTCAGTTTGGAGAATTTACAATCACTCAGAGCGATCGCACTGGCGTAATTATCTATCGTGCTGGATTAATGGTAGCAGCACTGAGCTTTGCTATCGGCAGCGCTTTGATTTTGTTCAACAATAACACCACTGTTGTAACTTTACTTACACCTTTATATGCTTGTTTTAGTCTTGCTCTTGGTGTAAGTTTATTTACCATTCATATCTACATGGCATCACTGCATCGAATGTTACAAGTTTTTTGGGCGATCGGTAGCATAACATCTGTGATTCTGGCAATCTCTAGTAATGAACCTTTGGCTCTGACTGTTTACAATCAGCCTATTACCTTATTTGGGGTTGGTTTTATCTTCGTTGCTTTGACAGGTATTTATTTTAAAGAAGCTTTTTGCTTCAATCGTCTGGAAACCAAAGTATTAACCCCAATCGTACCGCTACTATTGTTAGGACATTTAGTGGGAATTCTACCAACTCAGGGGGAAAGTATTTTATTAGGAATTTGGGCGATGTTATTTTTAGTGTTTGCGTTCCGAAAGACAGTGCAAGCAATTCCTGCTGATATTGGAGATAAGTCTGTATTTACTTACTTAGAAGAACAACGTTTAGCAAAGGTTTAA